In Crassostrea angulata isolate pt1a10 chromosome 6, ASM2561291v2, whole genome shotgun sequence, a genomic segment contains:
- the LOC128188603 gene encoding small nuclear ribonucleoprotein Sm D3-like, with protein MSIGVPIKVLHEAEGHIVTCETTTGEVYRGKLVEAEDNMNCQMSAITVTYRDGRVAQLENVYLRGSKIRFLILPDMLKNAPMFKRVQGKGGSANRGKSAILRTQAARGRGRGGPGGPRGGGGGNMYQNRRR; from the exons ATGTCTATAGGAGTGCCAATTAAGGTTCTGCACGAAGCAGAAGGACACATTGTGACATGTGAAACAACAACCGGCGAAGTTTACAGAGGTAAACTTGTCGAAGCAGAAGATAATATGAACTGTCAGATGTCGGCTATAACAGTTACATACAGAGATGGCCGTGTGGCACAACTAGAAAACGTTTACCTGAGAGGCAgcaaaatcagatttttaatATTACCAGATATGTTGAAAAATGCACCCATGTTTAAAAGAGTACAAGGAAAAGGGGGCTCAGCGAACAGAGGAAAATCTGCAATTCTTCGAACACAAG CTGCCAGAGGCAGAGGACGAGGAGGGCCAGGGGGTCCAAGAGGAGGAGGAGGTGGAAACATGTATCAGAATCGTCGTCGTTAA